A genomic stretch from Pectinophora gossypiella chromosome 13, ilPecGoss1.1, whole genome shotgun sequence includes:
- the LOC126371945 gene encoding eukaryotic translation initiation factor 6, with amino-acid sequence MAVRVQFENNNEVGVFSKLTNSYCLVAIGGSENFYSVFEAELAETIPVVHVSIAGCRIIGRMTVANKNGLLVPSATTDTELQHIRNSLPDTVKVQRVEERLSALGNVIACNDYVALVHPDLDRDTEEILADTLDVEVFRQTVAGNVLVGSYAALSNRGGLVHPKTTIQDQDELSSLLQVPLVAGTVNRGSDVVAAGMVVNDWCAFCGMDTTSTEISVIESVFKLNDAKPTAITSTMRASLIDSMS; translated from the coding sequence ATGGCGGTCCGTGTACAATTCGAAAATAACAATGAGGTGGGAGTGTTTAGCAAATTGACAAATTCTTATTGTTTGGTTGCCATTGGCGGATCGGAGAACTTCTACAGCGTGTTCGAGGCGGAGCTGGCGGAGACGATCCCCGTGGTGCACGTGAGCATCGCCGGCTGCCGCATCATTGGGCGCATGACCGTCGCCAACAAGAACGGGTTACTGGTGCCATCGGCGACCACCGACACGGAGCTGCAGCACATCCGTAACAGCCTGCCCGACACCGTGAAGGTGCAGCGCGTGGAGGAGCGGCTCAGCGCGCTCGGGAACGTGATCGCGTGCAACGACTACGTGGCACTCGTACACCCGGACCTTGATCGCGACACCGAAGAGATCCTTGCCGATACGCTCGACGTAGAGGTATTCCGTCAGACGGTGGCCGGCAATGTTCTGGTCGGATCATACGCGGCGCTCAGCAACCGTGGCGGGCTCGTACATCCAAAGACAACCATACAAGACCAGGATGAGCTGTCGTCTCTCCTGCAAGTCCCGCTGGTAGCGGGCACAGTGAATCGCGGCAGTGACGTAGTAGCCGCGGGGATGGTGGTCAATGACTGGTGCGCATTCTGTGGCATGGACACTACTTCCACAGAGATCTCTGTGATTGAGAGTGTATTCAAATTGAACGACGCCAAGCCCACAGCCATCACATCCACCATGAGAGCGTCACTCATTGACAGTATGTCATAA
- the LOC126371940 gene encoding E3 ubiquitin-protein ligase MARCHF8-like yields MRKFVTLNCLVDYNDSLVHRSDVIQNLRQTLLAPAVYRPNIQQALQTANFKFHRTCSYASILQDCDVGESQTLLMFWGYERSESRVTFSMSASSCSSTHNMPSPQNTSLRERELRSIAQQTDISCRLTPGVASPVSLPEGEETRVVRARLADSLTFSSPASSVLQPPRSMSILGSVCALLLSKQGSSIAPKEVPSYTGTGAGSPRADNICRICFGGESAERLVRPCSCRGTIAAVHRSCLERWLLQAATSYCELCRHHYIVTRSHKWSWLMSLCAWAMSGRGRALAADAWRGAALGACSVLGTARALHACDVVLQAGARRGGGAALAANLFSSLLIGIIGALNGLLTTWMLLKIQEHQLSWQAWRDSTLHVRVTLDEDARELSPRASDVTVVAGATTDGHTRTADRSTNVADPFMVALPYTLPDI; encoded by the exons ATGCGAAAATTTGTAACGCTCAACTGTCTTGTTGATTATAATGATTCGTTAGTACACCGGAGCGATGTGATCCAAAACCTGAGGCAGACGTTGCTTGCTCCTGCGGTATATAGGCCTAACATTCAGCAAGCGCTCCAAACCGCCAACTTTAAATTCCATCGGACTTGTAGTTACGCAAGCATCTTACAG GATTGTGATGTAGGCGAAAGTCAGACGCTGTTGATGTTCTGGGGCTACGAGCGCTCTGAAAGCAGGGTTACATTTAGCATGTCAGCATCGAGTTGCTCCTCTACACACAATATGCCT TCTCCTCAGAACACAAGTCTGCGCGAGCGCGAGCTACGTTCCATCGCCCAACAAACCGACATCAGCTGCCGTCTTACACCTGGAGTTGCTTCTCCAG TGAGCTTGCCAGAGGGCGAAGAGACGCGGGTAGTGCGCGCACGGCTTGCGGATTCTCTCACCTTCTCGTCACCAGCGTCGTCCGTATTGCAGCCACCACGCTCGATGTCTATCCTCGGCTCTGTCTGTGCACTCTTGCTCAGCAAACAG GGTTCGTCTATCGCGCCGAAAGAGGTCCCGAGTTACACGGGTACAGGCGCGGGCAGCCCGCGAGCCGACAACATCTGCCGCATCTGCTTCGGCGGCGAGTCTGCGGAGCGGCTGGTGCGGCCGTGCAGCTGCCGCGGGACCATCGCCGCTGTGCACCGCTCCTGCCTCGAGCGCTGGCTGCTGCAAGCCGCCACATCTTACTGCGAGCTGTGTAGACACCACTACATCGTAACCAGGAGCCACAA ATGGTCGTGGCTGATGTCGCTGTGCGCGTGGGCGATGTCTGGGCGCGGGCGCGCGCTGGCGGCGGACGCGTGGCGCGGGGCGGCGCTGGGCGCGTGCTCGGTGCTGGGCACGGCGCGGGCGCTGCACGCCTGCGACGTGGTGCTGCAGGCCGGCgcccggcgcggcggcggcgcggccctCGCCGCTAACCTCTTCTCCTCGCTGCTCATCGGTATCATCG GCGCGCTGAACGGGCTGCTGACGACGTGGATGCTGCTGAAGATCCAGGAGCACCAGCTGTCGTGGCAGGCGTGGCGCGACAGCACGCTGCACGTGCGCGTCACGCTGGACGAGGACGCGCGCGAGCTCTCGCCGCGCGCCTCGGACGTCACTGTCGTCGCTGGTGCGACCACTGACGG ACATACCCGCACTGCTGACCGCAGCACCAACGTGGCGGACCCCTTCATGGTCGCCCTGCCCTACACCCTGCCTGACATCTGA